From the Lepidochelys kempii isolate rLepKem1 chromosome 2, rLepKem1.hap2, whole genome shotgun sequence genome, one window contains:
- the FAM133B gene encoding protein FAM133B, whose protein sequence is MGKRDNRVAYMNPIAMARSRGPSQSAGPTIQDYLNRPRPTWEEVKEQLEKKKKGSRALAEFEEKMNENWKKELEKHRKKLLGGNESSSKKNEKKKKEKKKSNRLSSSSSSSSSSDSSRSSSDSDDEDKKQGKKRRKKKYRSLRKSSESSTSDSESDSKDSTKKKKSKEEHEREKDNKSLSRKRKKIDRGNVPLSSESLSESDPTEEVQVKKKKNSEEREKVTDKTKKRKKHKKHGKKKKKKTAGSSSDSE, encoded by the exons ATGGGGAAGCGGGATAACCGGGTG GCTTATATGAATCCTATAGCCATGGCCAGATCACGAGGTCCTTCCCAATCTGCAGGGCCAACAATACAGGACTACCTGAACAGACCAAGGCCTACATG gGAAGAAGTGAAAGAACaactagaaaagaaaaagaaaggatcaAGGGCATTGGCTGAGTTTGAAGAAAAGATGAATGAG AATTGGAAGAAAGAACTAGAAAAACACAGGAAGAAATTATTAGGTGGAAATGAGAGTTCCTCCAAAAAGAATGAG aaaaagaaaaaggaaaagaagaaatcaAATAGG TTGtcttcatcttcctcttcttcatCAAGCTCTGATTCTTCCAGGAGTTCATCTGATTCTGATGATGAG GATAAGAAACAAGGGAAAAAACGGAGAAAAAAGAAGTATCGCTCCTTGCGGAAATCTTCTGAAAGCTCTACTTCTGATTCTGAATCAGACAGCAAG GAcagcacaaaaaagaaaaaatcaaaggAAGAACATGAAAGAGAAAAG GACAACAAAAGTCTTagtaggaaaaggaagaaaattgaTCGTGGGAATGTACCTTTATCATCTGAATCGCTATCAGAGTCAGATCCTACAGAGGAG gtacaagtgaaaaagaaaaaaaacagtgaagaaagagagaaagtaaCA gataaaacaaaaaagagaaagaagcacaagaaacacggtaaaaagaagaaaaagaagacgGCTGGTTCAAGTTCAGATTCAGAATGA